One window of Candidatus Polarisedimenticolia bacterium genomic DNA carries:
- a CDS encoding site-specific integrase produces the protein MALYRPAWRTPDGKQRKSPFWHYDFIYNGQRHKGSTEEKNKPKAREVESQKRQEARSGGLERQVKPIGFSDFADKYLELHGNAKRSAAFFDFTLRILKRHFEPRPLTGITPLDCADFMAKRRTAVKPSTANASLTVLKHMFRMAEEWGYLAEGANPARKLKREKVRNSRDRYASRVEAEALLTKCSEWLRPVVLAALHTGGRRGEILGLSWNAVDFTTGTLRFPDTKNGDARKIPMSSVLAAVLRSMPNRLKGGPVFLCGAHPVTQKMVRTAFEAACRKAGLSDPCETCGGSGKLKAETREKNCGRCNGAGQVPNFRFHDLRHTWATHLAMDGLPLRTLQELGGWRRPEMVQRYAAVSPASKEQAAQALDRIFPVPPQDPHQKQGQQESGSTV, from the coding sequence ATGGCACTTTATCGGCCCGCATGGCGAACACCTGACGGAAAGCAGAGGAAGTCACCGTTCTGGCATTATGACTTCATCTACAACGGTCAGAGACATAAGGGGAGCACAGAGGAGAAGAACAAGCCGAAGGCAAGGGAAGTAGAGAGTCAGAAGCGGCAGGAGGCGAGATCAGGCGGTCTGGAACGGCAAGTCAAGCCCATCGGGTTCTCAGACTTCGCTGACAAGTACCTTGAGCTCCACGGCAACGCGAAGAGGTCTGCAGCCTTTTTCGATTTCACGCTGAGAATCCTAAAGCGTCATTTCGAGCCACGCCCGCTTACCGGGATCACACCCTTGGATTGTGCTGACTTCATGGCGAAACGCCGGACGGCGGTGAAGCCCTCGACCGCGAACGCGAGCCTGACTGTGCTCAAGCACATGTTCCGGATGGCAGAAGAATGGGGCTATCTGGCCGAAGGCGCGAACCCTGCCCGGAAACTGAAGCGGGAAAAGGTCCGGAACTCCCGGGACCGGTACGCCTCGCGCGTCGAGGCGGAAGCTCTCCTGACAAAGTGTTCGGAATGGCTCCGCCCGGTAGTGCTTGCGGCCCTACACACCGGTGGACGTCGGGGCGAGATTCTGGGGCTCTCCTGGAACGCCGTAGACTTCACGACCGGCACGCTCCGATTCCCAGACACCAAGAACGGGGACGCAAGAAAGATCCCAATGAGTTCCGTCCTGGCGGCAGTCCTTCGGTCCATGCCAAACCGGCTCAAGGGAGGACCAGTTTTTCTGTGCGGAGCCCATCCAGTTACCCAGAAAATGGTGCGCACCGCGTTCGAGGCAGCATGCAGGAAGGCGGGACTCTCTGACCCCTGCGAAACATGCGGGGGCTCGGGGAAGCTCAAGGCGGAGACTCGGGAGAAGAACTGCGGCCGATGTAACGGGGCTGGACAGGTTCCGAACTTCCGGTTCCATGACCTCCGGCACACTTGGGCTACTCACCTGGCGATGGACGGGCTACCGCTGCGAACCTTGCAGGAATTGGGGGGATGGCGCCGGCCGGAGATGGTTCAGAGATATGCTGCAGTGAGTCCTGCCAGCAAGGAACAGGCGGCCCAGGCCCTCGATCGAATCTTCCCAGTACCCCCACAAGATCCCCACCAGAAGCAGGGTCAGCAGGAGTCCGGCTCTACGGTGTAA
- the rnr gene encoding ribonuclease R, which produces MSKTRRVNQAEDVPPSRQELLEAMGKPDFPPASLRDIARRLKIGKQHHMAFKRLVRDLISEGRLEKVGKTRYAVSRQEETVEGRVQRHPDGFAFVVPDSGKGDLYIHPRNLDSIFHGDRVKARILRRHGAGRDEGIIVQVVEPARRRVMGVLRRGAHGDSVEAYDRGYPAGILIGPGERGGARDGQVVGVQLTDPPSSRHPAQGRVVEVLGFPDEPGMDIRTVVRKYDLREDFPPEALAEAESFPEQLSEDDLSRREDFRSLPIVTIDGETAMDFDDAVRAERLAGGGYRLEVHIADVAHYVRQGSALDREAALRGTSVYFPGSAIPMLPPRLSSGLCSLNPGVDRLTFSVLLDFDPGGQVVASRFAEGVIRSVERMTYTSVAKILEEDDPIIARRYRPLLETFRVMQELAAVLNARRRRRGTIDFDLPEPEILLDVQGQTQGIVPLRRNVAHRLIEEFMLAANEAVAGHLFRLRVPSLYRVHERPDPLKIARLNELLSAFGLALPEPYEALRPSHFQEVLERLEGKPEFRFLSRSMLRAMKLARYAAENGIHFGLGTSTYSHFTSPIRRYPDLVVHRILREVLGRGRPAEDRLARLRAELPGVALHSSRTERTADEAESEVVDRKKLAYMAERLGEVFDGFISSITPFGFFVEISNLFVEGLVHVSSLPEDRYHFVERKQILKGEGTGRTFKIGAPFRVRLDRVDEPQRRIDFSPAEGGDPARRGGRKRRR; this is translated from the coding sequence TTGTCCAAAACGCGCCGGGTGAATCAGGCCGAGGATGTGCCGCCGAGCCGGCAGGAGTTGCTGGAGGCGATGGGGAAGCCCGATTTCCCGCCGGCCAGCCTGCGCGACATCGCCCGGAGGCTGAAAATCGGCAAGCAGCATCACATGGCGTTCAAGCGCCTCGTCCGGGATCTGATTTCCGAAGGGCGCCTCGAAAAAGTCGGAAAGACGCGCTACGCCGTCTCGCGTCAGGAGGAGACGGTGGAAGGGCGCGTCCAGCGCCATCCCGACGGCTTCGCCTTCGTCGTCCCCGATTCGGGGAAAGGGGATCTCTACATCCATCCGCGCAACCTCGACTCCATCTTCCACGGCGATCGCGTCAAGGCGCGCATCCTTAGAAGGCACGGTGCCGGCCGGGATGAAGGGATCATCGTGCAGGTCGTGGAGCCGGCCCGGCGCCGCGTCATGGGAGTCCTCCGGCGGGGCGCGCACGGCGACAGCGTCGAGGCCTACGATCGCGGCTATCCCGCCGGCATCCTCATCGGACCGGGCGAGCGGGGAGGCGCGCGCGACGGGCAGGTGGTCGGGGTGCAGCTGACCGATCCCCCCTCCTCCCGCCATCCCGCGCAGGGGCGCGTCGTCGAGGTCCTGGGATTTCCGGACGAGCCGGGCATGGACATCCGGACGGTCGTTCGAAAATACGACCTGCGTGAGGATTTTCCCCCGGAGGCCCTCGCCGAGGCGGAAAGCTTTCCCGAGCAGCTCTCCGAAGACGATCTGAGCCGGCGCGAGGACTTCCGCTCCCTGCCCATCGTCACGATCGACGGCGAGACGGCGATGGACTTCGACGATGCCGTCCGGGCCGAGCGCCTCGCCGGAGGGGGATACCGCCTCGAGGTCCACATCGCCGACGTCGCCCATTACGTGCGCCAGGGATCGGCTCTGGATCGGGAAGCGGCCCTGCGGGGGACCAGCGTCTATTTCCCGGGCTCGGCCATCCCGATGCTGCCGCCGCGGCTCTCCAGCGGCCTGTGCTCCCTGAATCCGGGCGTCGACCGCCTCACCTTCTCGGTGCTTCTCGACTTCGATCCGGGCGGCCAGGTCGTCGCGAGCCGCTTCGCGGAAGGGGTCATCCGAAGCGTCGAGCGCATGACCTACACCAGCGTCGCGAAGATCCTGGAGGAGGACGACCCGATCATCGCCCGGAGGTACCGGCCGCTCCTCGAGACCTTCCGCGTCATGCAGGAGCTCGCCGCGGTGCTGAACGCCCGGCGGAGGCGGCGCGGGACGATCGACTTCGACCTCCCCGAGCCGGAGATCCTCCTCGACGTCCAGGGTCAGACCCAGGGGATCGTGCCGCTGCGGCGCAACGTGGCGCACCGCCTGATCGAGGAATTCATGCTGGCGGCCAACGAAGCGGTCGCGGGCCATCTCTTCCGGCTCCGCGTTCCATCGCTCTACCGGGTCCATGAGAGGCCGGATCCCCTCAAGATCGCGCGACTCAACGAGCTGCTCTCGGCGTTCGGCCTGGCGCTGCCGGAGCCGTACGAGGCGCTGCGGCCGTCGCACTTCCAGGAGGTCCTCGAGCGTCTGGAGGGAAAGCCCGAGTTCCGCTTCCTCTCCCGATCGATGCTCCGGGCGATGAAGCTGGCGCGCTATGCCGCCGAGAACGGCATCCACTTCGGGCTCGGCACCTCCACCTACAGCCACTTCACCTCCCCGATTCGGCGTTACCCCGACCTGGTGGTTCACCGGATCCTGCGGGAGGTCCTGGGCCGCGGGCGCCCCGCGGAGGATCGGCTGGCGCGGCTGCGCGCCGAGCTGCCCGGCGTCGCGCTCCATTCCTCGCGGACCGAGAGGACGGCCGACGAGGCGGAATCGGAGGTCGTGGACCGGAAGAAGCTGGCTTACATGGCCGAGCGGCTGGGAGAAGTCTTCGACGGCTTCATCTCCTCCATCACCCCCTTCGGGTTCTTCGTCGAGATCTCGAACCTCTTCGTCGAAGGGCTGGTCCACGTCTCGTCGCTGCCGGAGGATCGCTACCACTTCGTGGAGCGCAAGCAGATCCTCAAAGGAGAGGGGACGGGCCGCACTTTCAAGATCGGAGCGCCCTTCAGGGTGCGGCTGGATCGCGTCGACGAGCCCCAGCGCCGGATCGACTTCTCGCCGGCGGAAGGAGGAGACCCGGCGCGCCGGGGCGGACGGAAGAGACGGCGATGA
- a CDS encoding archease translates to MKARRSPPAAYEMLDHTADLGIEVQGESLSDLFAAAGAALADLMFDPAKVRERGARTIRLEARSKEELMVRWLNELLYVREVEEFLWRSLEVEAAGETRLEAELLGEPHDPEAHVFREGLKAATYHQLRVARDGPQWSARIIIDV, encoded by the coding sequence ATGAAGGCGAGGCGCTCGCCGCCGGCCGCCTACGAGATGCTGGACCACACGGCCGATCTGGGGATCGAGGTCCAGGGGGAGAGCCTCTCGGATCTGTTCGCGGCGGCCGGAGCGGCGCTGGCGGATTTGATGTTCGACCCCGCGAAGGTCCGCGAGAGAGGGGCCAGGACGATCCGCCTGGAGGCGCGCTCGAAGGAGGAGCTGATGGTGCGTTGGCTGAACGAGCTCCTCTATGTGCGCGAAGTGGAAGAGTTCCTCTGGCGCAGCCTGGAGGTCGAGGCGGCCGGAGAGACGCGCCTGGAAGCCGAGCTCCTCGGCGAGCCGCACGACCCGGAGGCCCACGTCTTCCGGGAAGGGTTGAAGGCGGCCACGTACCATCAGCTGCGCGTGGCGCGGGACGGTCCGCAGTGGTCGGCCCGCATCATCATCGACGTCTAA
- the rpsT gene encoding 30S ribosomal protein S20: protein MANTKSAAKNIRKNERRRNINKARSSALRSQIKKLRATLKAKDAAAASKELLKTISAIDRSIRKGVLHKNTAARYKSRLTRSVRGLGESPA from the coding sequence TTGGCCAACACGAAGAGCGCCGCGAAGAACATCCGCAAGAACGAGCGCCGCCGGAACATCAACAAGGCGCGCTCGAGCGCGCTGCGGAGCCAGATCAAGAAGTTGCGAGCCACGCTCAAAGCGAAGGACGCCGCGGCGGCCTCGAAAGAGCTGCTCAAGACGATCTCCGCGATCGACCGTTCGATTCGCAAAGGCGTCCTGCACAAGAACACCGCCGCCCGGTACAAGTCCCGCCTGACGCGCTCGGTGCGCGGTCTCGGCGAATCGCCCGCCTGA
- the ybgF gene encoding tol-pal system protein YbgF produces MSSSASDFPAGRRRDARPPGGAAALRLPIVLAGILALSAAACMATGAPKLRQDLDALRAEFAQLQKSNQQLAAEVKALEEKRSAPGAASADLADVDSRINSLEGQLAALRQRLDDAQERMNVFSVDLQAARELALRAQPPRIAPSQPPDGDLEAPSPVREGSATGLEDAKPAGTVEDTFGAAYADFTKGNYPLAIAGFQDFLRRYPNSELSDNAQFWIAESYFSQGDFDAAITEYDRVIQKYPKGDRVPAAYLKKALSMLEMNRTPEGVVQLQHLVQSYPKSEEAALARDRLEKLGVKP; encoded by the coding sequence TTGTCGTCATCCGCTAGCGATTTCCCGGCCGGGCGACGGCGCGACGCCCGCCCGCCCGGCGGCGCGGCGGCGCTCCGGCTGCCCATCGTCCTGGCGGGGATCCTGGCGCTCTCGGCGGCGGCCTGCATGGCCACCGGAGCTCCGAAGCTGCGCCAGGATCTGGACGCGCTGCGGGCCGAGTTCGCCCAGCTTCAGAAAAGCAACCAGCAGCTGGCGGCCGAGGTCAAGGCGCTCGAGGAGAAGCGGTCGGCGCCCGGAGCGGCCTCGGCCGACCTGGCGGACGTCGATTCCAGGATCAACTCCTTGGAAGGCCAGCTCGCGGCGCTGCGCCAGCGCCTCGATGACGCGCAGGAGCGGATGAACGTCTTTTCCGTCGATCTGCAGGCGGCGCGGGAGCTCGCGCTGCGGGCGCAGCCGCCGCGCATCGCCCCGTCGCAGCCTCCCGACGGGGACTTGGAAGCGCCGTCGCCGGTGCGGGAAGGCTCGGCGACCGGCCTGGAGGACGCCAAGCCGGCGGGGACGGTCGAGGACACGTTCGGCGCCGCCTACGCCGACTTCACCAAGGGAAATTATCCGCTGGCCATCGCCGGGTTCCAGGATTTCCTGCGGCGCTACCCGAACAGCGAGCTTTCCGACAACGCGCAGTTCTGGATCGCCGAATCCTATTTCTCGCAGGGCGATTTCGACGCGGCCATCACGGAGTACGACCGGGTCATTCAGAAATATCCCAAGGGAGACCGCGTGCCGGCGGCTTATCTGAAGAAAGCGCTCAGCATGCTCGAGATGAACCGCACCCCGGAAGGCGTAGTCCAGCTGCAGCACCTCGTCCAGTCCTATCCCAAGAGCGAAGAGGCGGCCCTGGCAAGGGATCGGCTCGAGAAGCTCGGCGTCAAACCCTGA
- the pal gene encoding peptidoglycan-associated lipoprotein Pal: protein MPNRISRLLVSLLILPLMVLVVGCPKKPPPEPAQTTAPGVGEKPAPATDVPSESGFQETAETPSSLDEQDEALRKLNAQKVLGTIYFEFNKSDLSSEALEQLRKNAQWLKTNSKYRVRIEGNCDDRGTVEYNLALGERRATAAKSYLVKAGIDGSRIETISYGEEHPVDPGHNEEAWLKNRRDDFVVIR from the coding sequence ATGCCGAATCGGATATCCAGACTGCTCGTCAGCCTGCTGATCCTCCCCCTCATGGTGCTCGTGGTCGGCTGCCCGAAGAAGCCGCCGCCGGAACCCGCGCAGACCACGGCGCCGGGCGTCGGCGAGAAGCCCGCCCCCGCCACGGACGTTCCGAGCGAGAGCGGGTTCCAGGAGACGGCGGAGACTCCCTCCTCCCTCGACGAGCAGGACGAGGCCCTCAGGAAACTGAACGCGCAGAAAGTCCTCGGCACGATCTATTTCGAATTCAACAAGTCGGATCTCAGCTCGGAAGCGCTCGAGCAGCTCCGCAAGAACGCCCAGTGGCTCAAGACCAACTCGAAGTACCGCGTCCGGATCGAAGGGAACTGCGACGATCGCGGCACGGTCGAATACAACCTGGCGCTGGGCGAGCGCCGGGCCACCGCCGCCAAGAGCTATCTGGTCAAGGCCGGCATCGACGGGTCTCGCATCGAGACGATCAGCTACGGCGAGGAGCATCCGGTCGATCCCGGCCACAATGAAGAGGCCTGGCTGAAGAACCGGCGGGACGATTTTGTCGTCATCCGCTAG
- the tolB gene encoding Tol-Pal system beta propeller repeat protein TolB yields the protein MKRFQIGAIVLFVFLTSSGPAVPQKNDVTIKISESAARKIPIAVPSFRADASPPLEKAARLVSDTLWDDLEFSGYFELVNKKSLSYVSGYSEKRVMHKDWLGVGAESLVLGKVSSEGAKLVVDGRLYDNRQEQLMMGRRFRGDMEQASNIAHRLADEIVKQYTGQVGVFHTRIVFVSQVGKGKEIFVMDYDGDRIKKLTGNGSLNLNPAWSPDGNQIAFLSYRSGRPELVILSAKGDLRKAFPQQGELNLAPDWSPDGTRLAFSGSRNGNAEIFILTVSSGSLVRLTNNPALDTSPCWSPNGREIVFVSDRSGSPQLYLMDAEGTNVRRLTYEGNWNDLPSWSSKGDRIAYASRVEGHFDIFVRDLASQKSTRLTSGPGNNEDPRWSPDGRHLVFSSDRAGNYDIYEMDSDGQNQRRITRGGNSFNPDWSR from the coding sequence TTGAAACGATTTCAGATCGGCGCCATCGTGCTTTTCGTTTTTCTTACGTCGTCGGGCCCGGCGGTTCCGCAAAAAAACGATGTGACCATTAAGATCTCCGAATCGGCGGCCCGCAAGATTCCCATCGCCGTGCCGTCTTTTCGGGCCGATGCCTCGCCGCCGCTGGAAAAGGCGGCGCGGCTCGTCTCGGACACGCTCTGGGATGATCTCGAATTCTCCGGCTACTTCGAGCTGGTGAACAAGAAGTCCCTTTCCTACGTCTCGGGGTATTCGGAAAAGCGCGTCATGCACAAGGACTGGCTCGGAGTCGGCGCGGAGTCTCTCGTCCTCGGCAAGGTCTCCTCCGAGGGCGCCAAGCTCGTCGTCGACGGGCGCCTCTACGACAACCGCCAGGAGCAGCTCATGATGGGCCGGCGGTTCCGCGGCGATATGGAGCAGGCCAGCAACATCGCCCACCGTCTCGCCGACGAGATCGTCAAGCAGTACACGGGGCAGGTGGGAGTCTTCCATACCCGGATCGTCTTCGTCTCGCAGGTCGGAAAGGGGAAGGAGATCTTCGTCATGGACTATGACGGGGATCGGATCAAGAAGCTCACCGGCAACGGCAGCTTGAATCTGAATCCCGCCTGGTCCCCCGACGGGAATCAGATCGCCTTTCTCTCCTACCGCTCGGGCAGGCCCGAACTCGTCATCCTTTCCGCGAAGGGGGATCTGCGCAAGGCTTTCCCGCAACAAGGGGAGCTGAACCTGGCTCCCGACTGGTCGCCGGACGGAACGCGGCTCGCCTTCTCGGGAAGCCGGAACGGCAACGCCGAGATATTCATCCTCACCGTCTCCAGCGGCAGCCTCGTCCGCCTGACGAACAACCCCGCCTTGGACACCTCCCCCTGCTGGTCGCCCAACGGACGGGAGATCGTGTTCGTGTCGGATCGCAGCGGCTCCCCGCAACTCTATCTGATGGATGCCGAGGGTACGAACGTCCGGCGCCTGACCTACGAGGGGAACTGGAACGATCTGCCGTCATGGTCGTCGAAGGGAGACAGGATCGCCTACGCCTCCCGGGTCGAGGGGCACTTCGACATCTTCGTCCGAGATCTGGCGAGCCAGAAGAGCACCCGCCTCACTTCCGGCCCCGGGAACAACGAAGATCCCCGCTGGTCCCCCGACGGCCGGCATCTCGTCTTCTCGTCGGATCGCGCCGGCAATTACGACATCTACGAGATGGATTCCGACGGCCAGAACCAGCGCCGGATCACGCGGGGCGGGAACAGCTTCAACCCGGATTGGTCCCGCTGA
- a CDS encoding energy transducer TonB yields MSAIRVTVRAPRSELGHWITMSGFSVVLHAATFAAILFAPRFFQPKIKFPEVYTVDLVSLPAGDPGPPAEGPRSSAPAAAPARAPARPEPAVKIPEKPQAALPKPKPAPKKEPPKPKIEKVEKKEKPAPTPRATAPELAKPAKSTGSAREGTGDEKSAGTAPTGGSASAGGGPGIPGATGPGGAGGTGMLDDPSFQYGWYLSNMTAILRRNWARPVRPDLDRTLATKIHFRVLKDGTLADIEIVEPSGDAAVDRTALRAVQASNPLPPLPFQWTKDDLGLVFVFEVTPD; encoded by the coding sequence ATGAGCGCCATCCGCGTGACGGTCCGCGCTCCCCGGAGCGAGCTCGGCCACTGGATCACGATGAGTGGATTCTCGGTGGTCCTGCACGCCGCGACGTTCGCGGCGATCCTTTTCGCCCCGCGGTTCTTCCAGCCGAAGATCAAGTTCCCCGAGGTCTACACGGTCGACCTGGTGTCCCTGCCGGCGGGCGATCCGGGCCCGCCAGCGGAAGGGCCCCGGTCCAGCGCCCCGGCCGCGGCCCCCGCCCGGGCCCCCGCGCGGCCGGAGCCGGCCGTGAAGATCCCCGAAAAGCCGCAAGCCGCTCTTCCCAAGCCGAAGCCGGCCCCCAAGAAGGAGCCACCCAAGCCAAAGATCGAGAAAGTCGAAAAGAAGGAAAAGCCCGCGCCCACCCCGCGGGCCACGGCGCCCGAGCTCGCCAAGCCGGCCAAGTCCACCGGCTCGGCCCGGGAGGGAACGGGGGATGAGAAGTCGGCGGGAACCGCTCCCACCGGCGGCTCGGCATCCGCCGGCGGCGGCCCCGGGATTCCCGGCGCGACGGGGCCGGGGGGGGCGGGGGGCACGGGAATGCTGGACGACCCGAGCTTCCAGTACGGCTGGTATCTGTCGAACATGACCGCGATCCTGAGGCGGAATTGGGCCCGCCCGGTGAGACCCGACCTGGATCGAACGCTCGCCACCAAGATCCATTTCCGCGTCCTGAAAGATGGCACCCTCGCCGACATCGAAATCGTGGAACCCAGCGGCGATGCTGCCGTGGACCGAACCGCGCTCCGGGCGGTCCAGGCCTCCAATCCCCTGCCCCCGCTCCCGTTCCAGTGGACTAAGGACGACTTGGGGTTGGTTTTCGTATTCGAAGTGACGCCCGATTGA
- a CDS encoding ExbD/TolR family protein: protein MAFSSGAPSGGRRRRAGALSEINVTPLVDVILVLLIIFMVTAPMMQRGVDVRLPRVESSTDTQEQRLVVTVARDQRIYLNDQVVNLNLIGERLEKLSKASGVDFVFLRADREVPYGRVMTVMDVIKKAGIEKVGMVTEGTAPPRSRK from the coding sequence GTGGCTTTTTCTTCCGGCGCCCCCTCGGGAGGCCGGCGGCGCCGCGCTGGGGCGCTTTCCGAAATCAACGTCACCCCCCTGGTCGACGTCATCCTGGTCCTGCTGATCATCTTCATGGTGACCGCGCCGATGATGCAGCGCGGGGTCGACGTGCGCCTCCCCCGCGTCGAATCGTCCACCGACACGCAGGAGCAGCGCCTGGTCGTCACGGTCGCGCGGGACCAGCGCATCTACCTGAACGACCAGGTGGTCAACCTCAACTTGATCGGCGAGCGCCTCGAGAAGCTCTCCAAGGCGAGCGGAGTCGACTTCGTCTTCCTGCGGGCGGACCGTGAGGTTCCCTACGGGCGCGTCATGACGGTGATGGACGTGATCAAGAAGGCCGGCATCGAGAAGGTCGGCATGGTCACCGAGGGCACCGCGCCGCCGCGGAGCCGGAAATGA
- a CDS encoding MotA/TolQ/ExbB proton channel family protein, with product MIASSLALPASVVLQGFQGDMLHMIAASGLVAKAVLVVLLGFSFLSWAVMIERYRVYRKALAQSRSFLEAMEASRLADLRDRCDRYQASPLVSLFKTGFRELTAQVLGSEDRRYAGSPPPISEFQTTRKLERIRRVLDRAALAENERFEAMLPVLATTGSVTPFVGLFGTVWGIMNAFQKIGIQGSASLGAVAPGISEALITTAAGLAAAIPAVIGYNYFLGRLRKIDAAMEDFTMRFTAIAEQHLEGAASPGAVETGKRRL from the coding sequence TTGATCGCATCGAGCCTCGCGTTGCCCGCGTCGGTCGTCCTCCAAGGCTTCCAGGGCGACATGCTCCACATGATTGCGGCTTCGGGCCTGGTCGCCAAGGCGGTCCTCGTCGTCCTGCTCGGCTTCTCCTTCCTGTCCTGGGCGGTGATGATCGAGCGCTATCGCGTCTATCGAAAGGCTCTGGCCCAGAGCCGGTCGTTCCTGGAGGCCATGGAGGCTTCCCGTCTCGCCGATCTGCGGGATCGATGCGATCGCTACCAGGCGAGCCCGCTGGTTTCCCTTTTCAAGACGGGGTTCCGCGAGCTGACCGCCCAGGTCCTGGGCTCCGAGGACCGCCGTTACGCCGGATCTCCCCCGCCGATCAGCGAGTTTCAGACGACGCGGAAGCTGGAGAGGATCCGGCGCGTGCTCGATCGTGCCGCCCTCGCCGAGAACGAGCGGTTCGAAGCCATGCTGCCCGTGCTGGCGACGACCGGAAGCGTCACCCCGTTCGTCGGCCTCTTCGGCACCGTCTGGGGAATCATGAACGCGTTCCAGAAGATCGGCATCCAGGGCTCCGCCAGTCTGGGCGCGGTCGCTCCCGGCATCTCCGAGGCGCTGATCACCACGGCCGCCGGCCTCGCCGCGGCCATTCCCGCGGTGATCGGCTACAACTACTTCTTGGGACGCCTGAGGAAGATCGACGCGGCCATGGAGGACTTCACCATGCGGTTCACCGCCATCGCGGAGCAGCATCTCGAAGGGGCGGCCTCCCCCGGCGCGGTCGAAACGGGCAAGAGGAGGCTCTAG
- the recN gene encoding DNA repair protein RecN: MIRYLRIRNLAIIREISFEISPGFTVITGETGAGKSILVDSLALLMGERCGADRIRAGEESASAEAVFDVSRQEALRPFLEERGWEPEEGEMILRREIQSGGKSRSFVGSRLASLADLKSLGERLVDLHGQHDHQTLLRTAEQLPLLDRFCDHGAALGEIRAPWEEIRRLRARLETLRQDRLELARRVEMLRFQAEEIDRAAVVPGEIERLKRERGLVRNQEKIRQLALTALDRLYEGEGAALPGLDGALSSARELARLDPEMAGALGRAEEARPALAELAQALREAGRERESDPSRLEAIESRLASLESLARKYGSDEAAILEFGKRAKDELEELLSPEGSEEGLERKLAEAAADFAARAAALSSGRRRGGRLLEKEVKRQLSELGMEGTEFRVDSEITPDPGSPVLRDGEAVRFDSAGYDRVDFRISTNPGEPPRPLARVASGGELSRIMLAVHLVLRGAADETVRVFDEVDAGIGGRVAEAVGRKLRKLSQGGQVLCVTHLPQIASMADHHLVVSKKVIQGRTEVRVDELDRKGSVREVARMLGGERISDLTLRHAEEMVARGR; this comes from the coding sequence ATGATCAGATACCTCAGGATTCGTAACCTGGCCATCATCCGCGAAATCTCATTCGAAATCTCTCCGGGCTTCACGGTCATCACCGGCGAGACCGGAGCGGGCAAATCGATTCTCGTCGACTCGCTCGCCCTGCTGATGGGGGAGCGCTGCGGCGCCGATCGCATCCGCGCCGGCGAAGAATCGGCCTCGGCGGAGGCCGTGTTCGACGTTTCCCGGCAGGAAGCGCTCCGCCCCTTCCTGGAGGAGCGCGGCTGGGAGCCGGAGGAGGGGGAGATGATCCTGCGCCGCGAGATTCAATCAGGGGGCAAGAGCCGCTCCTTCGTCGGCTCGCGCCTGGCATCGCTCGCCGATCTGAAGAGTCTCGGCGAGCGCCTCGTCGACCTTCACGGTCAGCACGATCACCAGACGCTGCTCCGGACGGCGGAGCAGCTGCCGCTGCTGGACCGCTTCTGCGATCATGGCGCCGCGCTCGGGGAGATTCGGGCGCCGTGGGAGGAGATCCGACGCCTGCGGGCGCGACTCGAGACCCTCCGGCAGGATCGGCTGGAGCTCGCCCGGCGCGTGGAGATGCTGAGGTTCCAGGCGGAGGAGATCGATCGGGCGGCGGTCGTGCCCGGCGAGATCGAAAGGCTCAAGCGCGAGAGAGGGCTCGTCCGGAACCAGGAAAAGATCCGGCAGCTGGCGCTGACGGCGCTCGACCGGCTCTACGAGGGGGAAGGCGCCGCCCTGCCAGGCCTGGACGGGGCGCTTTCCTCGGCGCGGGAGCTGGCCCGGCTCGATCCGGAGATGGCGGGCGCGCTGGGGCGGGCCGAGGAGGCCCGCCCGGCGCTTGCGGAGCTCGCCCAGGCCCTGCGGGAGGCGGGGCGGGAGCGCGAGTCGGATCCCTCACGGCTGGAAGCGATTGAATCCCGCCTCGCATCGCTCGAGTCCCTCGCCCGCAAGTACGGATCGGACGAAGCCGCGATTCTCGAATTCGGAAAACGCGCCAAGGATGAGCTCGAGGAGCTGCTCTCCCCGGAAGGCTCGGAGGAGGGACTCGAAAGGAAGCTGGCGGAGGCCGCGGCCGATTTCGCGGCCCGCGCCGCCGCCCTCTCGAGCGGCCGGCGGCGCGGCGGGCGCCTCCTGGAAAAGGAGGTGAAGCGCCAGCTTTCCGAGCTGGGGATGGAGGGGACGGAGTTTCGGGTCGACTCGGAGATCACCCCCGATCCCGGCAGCCCGGTGCTGCGGGACGGCGAAGCCGTGAGATTCGATTCCGCCGGCTACGACCGCGTCGATTTCCGGATCAGCACCAACCCCGGCGAGCCGCCGCGGCCGCTGGCGCGCGTCGCCTCGGGCGGGGAGCTCTCGAGGATCATGCTCGCCGTGCATCTGGTGCTGCGCGGCGCCGCGGACGAGACGGTGCGGGTCTTCGACGAGGTGGATGCCGGAATCGGGGGACGCGTCGCCGAGGCGGTGGGGCGCAAGCTCCGGAAGCTGTCGCAGGGCGGGCAGGTCCTGTGCGTCACTCATCTTCCGCAGATTGCCTCCATGGCCGATCATCACCTCGTGGTCAGCAAGAAGGTGATTCAGGGCCGGACCGAGGTGCGTGTGGACGAGCTGGACCGGAAAGGGTCGGTGCGCGAGGTGGCCAGGATGCTCGGGGGGGAGCGCATATCGGATCTGACCCTTCGGCACGCGGAGGAGATGGTCGCCCGCGGCCGATGA